The Verrucomicrobium spinosum DSM 4136 = JCM 18804 DNA segment GCCCTTCCCAGTGGATGAGAAGAGATGGCCATGCGGTCATCGCCAGGGTGATGATCCGGCTTTTCCGTTCTGCCTGTCTGATGCAACGCTTCCTCTGCCCCTGCGGCAACACCTTGTTCTTCGACAGCACGTCGTGTCTGGCCTGCCGTCGCCCGGTGGCCTGTGATCCGGTCCGGAAGGCCTTTGTGGTGCTGGAGTCTGCCGGTGCCGCTCCTGCGCGGCTGTGCGCCAACGGTGTACGATATGGGGTGTGCAACTGGCTGGCCCTGCCCGGGCAGCAGGGGGGCTTGTGCCTCTCCTGCCGGATGGACCGGATGATCCCCAATCTGGGGGACCCCCGCAATGTGATGCTGTGGGGCAAGGTGGAGGCGGCCAAGCGACGGTTGATCTTTGAGTTGATCGGTCTGGGTATTCCCATGACGCCAGGCGGGCGCAACGTCATTGACGGGCTGACCTTCCGCATCGTCAGCACCCGGCTGGACTCAGGCGTGACGATGGGGCACTTGAACGGATTGATCACGGTGAATCTGGAGGAGGCGGACGACACCTACCGGCAGATCAACCGCCAGACCCTGGGCGAAGAGAGCCGCACCCTTTTGGGGCATTTCCGTCATG contains these protein-coding regions:
- a CDS encoding zinc-binding metallopeptidase family protein, with translation MQRFLCPCGNTLFFDSTSCLACRRPVACDPVRKAFVVLESAGAAPARLCANGVRYGVCNWLALPGQQGGLCLSCRMDRMIPNLGDPRNVMLWGKVEAAKRRLIFELIGLGIPMTPGGRNVIDGLTFRIVSTRLDSGVTMGHLNGLITVNLEEADDTYRQINRQTLGEESRTLLGHFRHESGHFVWQQWFDALPWNHAHRLAFRECFGDERQDYSWALYHHYAVGNACSPDNFISAYASCHPWEDWAETWAHYLQMMDGLQTFHSLGLDLSQLTLTCDQFEPTTVALPGVLGGRKLDDAGFLLNLSAWLQVAAVLNELSASAGQPMLYPFVIDGGVARKLRLIHYFVQTCRQGTGP